Proteins encoded by one window of Candidatus Nitrosocosmicus hydrocola:
- a CDS encoding response regulator, with translation MKVLIVDDNESITEVIKDFFEFENIECKTINDSQDGLNEIKNSNYDLILLDIAMPNFTGLDILDELKRQKIEHKNIIIFTASVFKSELINEFHEVGVKEVLSKPISIEKMDQIRIKYLK, from the coding sequence ATGAAAGTACTGATTGTAGATGATAATGAGAGTATAACCGAAGTTATAAAGGATTTTTTTGAATTTGAAAATATTGAATGCAAGACCATTAATGACAGCCAAGACGGTTTGAATGAAATTAAGAATAGTAATTATGATTTGATTCTGTTAGACATAGCGATGCCTAATTTCACAGGGTTAGACATTCTCGATGAATTGAAGAGACAAAAAATTGAACACAAAAACATTATTATTTTTACCGCCTCTGTCTTCAAATCAGAACTAATAAACGAGTTTCATGAGGTCGGTGTAAAGGAAGTATTGTCAAAGCCTATTTCGATAGAAAAAATGGATCAAATAAGAATTAAATATCTAAAATAA
- a CDS encoding sensor histidine kinase, which yields MILLIPVIIGSLIITSIVSLQNIAEIRAKFLDIFETSGIQLAERLSEEVREVTIDLNHLSSNPILTNESFPKNKQAELLGKSIMYSDSKYTNVAIYDLSGSLILDTTDKTVSNNVSNEDFFNRAVEGQFFFDSRPSKSSLNQTGFHFSAPIYNSNGILNAILDIEIPVRFVDTPLNESLFYNSEHDESFSFAVELLHNDGFLIYSTNSNDTTTQDENVRKLDSDLNSTDTLMNDGLHNIGDTLMISIPLILGSQNYDSNGNWTLVFKGDLSSIMSDYNETVTNFLISSALILIITIFVTVISIRKITSPITHLKNSALELSKNNFGKEIMVEGSSEVKDLSISLEVMRRNIENSKKNLIRKVKERTRELEHANEELKIKESEVNKVNAELRKSTRAKEEFLSMVSHELKTPITPMKLYVQMISREDKSSNLNDFQKKALSIVYKNILKLETIINDIFTVYKMESDNFPLNMQVTNISELIDTNVSALRPLMKEKEISFDAVVTTNLNVYCDPIRISQVIFNLVNNAVDHVPEKDGKITIKVEAQSNKAERFDSTDSSQHEIQKKIIFTVEDNGIGIKDENIAGIFKKFYQIDTGLRRKYGGTGLGLAICKGIIESHGGAIWLDSTYKNGARFMFSLDAD from the coding sequence TTGATTTTACTCATTCCTGTGATAATAGGTTCTTTGATCATCACCTCAATTGTATCGTTACAAAATATCGCTGAAATAAGAGCAAAATTTCTTGATATTTTTGAAACTTCTGGAATTCAATTGGCAGAAAGGCTATCAGAAGAAGTTCGCGAGGTCACGATAGACCTTAATCATCTTTCTAGTAATCCTATACTCACCAATGAAAGCTTTCCTAAAAACAAGCAAGCAGAATTGTTAGGAAAATCAATCATGTATTCAGATTCAAAATATACAAATGTAGCTATATATGATTTAAGCGGCAGTTTGATACTTGATACCACAGATAAGACTGTTAGTAATAATGTCTCAAATGAAGATTTTTTTAATAGGGCCGTGGAAGGTCAATTTTTCTTTGATAGCCGTCCAAGCAAGTCATCCCTTAATCAAACAGGATTTCATTTTTCAGCGCCCATTTATAATTCCAATGGGATCCTCAATGCAATTCTGGACATAGAAATTCCTGTTAGATTTGTTGACACCCCGCTAAATGAGAGTTTATTCTACAACAGCGAGCACGACGAATCCTTTAGTTTTGCTGTTGAGTTGTTACACAACGATGGTTTTCTAATCTATAGTACAAACTCAAATGATACAACTACTCAAGATGAAAATGTTCGTAAACTTGATTCTGATTTAAACTCTACAGATACTTTGATGAATGACGGTTTGCACAACATTGGTGACACTTTAATGATCTCAATTCCTCTGATTCTTGGATCACAAAATTATGATTCAAATGGGAATTGGACTTTAGTTTTTAAAGGAGATCTTTCATCTATAATGAGCGATTATAACGAAACAGTAACTAATTTCTTAATTTCTTCTGCTTTGATCCTTATTATTACCATTTTTGTTACCGTTATATCTATTAGGAAAATAACTTCTCCTATTACCCACCTCAAAAATTCAGCTCTGGAACTCAGTAAGAATAATTTTGGCAAGGAGATCATGGTAGAGGGTTCAAGCGAAGTCAAGGATTTATCAATTAGCCTTGAGGTCATGAGAAGAAACATAGAAAATTCTAAGAAGAATCTAATCAGAAAAGTCAAAGAAAGGACCCGGGAATTGGAGCATGCCAATGAAGAATTGAAGATAAAAGAATCTGAAGTTAACAAAGTGAATGCCGAATTGAGAAAGTCAACCAGAGCCAAAGAGGAATTTCTTTCAATGGTAAGTCATGAGCTAAAAACTCCTATAACCCCTATGAAGCTTTACGTACAAATGATCTCAAGGGAAGATAAGTCCAGCAACTTAAATGATTTTCAAAAAAAAGCATTGAGTATAGTTTATAAGAATATTCTAAAACTCGAAACAATTATCAACGACATATTTACCGTCTACAAAATGGAGTCAGATAATTTTCCTCTTAATATGCAGGTTACTAATATATCAGAATTAATAGATACAAACGTATCGGCTTTAAGGCCCCTTATGAAGGAAAAAGAAATCAGTTTTGATGCTGTTGTTACTACCAATTTAAATGTTTATTGCGATCCAATTAGAATTAGTCAGGTAATATTCAACTTGGTAAATAACGCAGTGGATCATGTTCCAGAAAAAGATGGTAAGATTACAATAAAAGTTGAAGCACAAAGCAATAAGGCAGAAAGGTTCGATTCTACCGATTCTTCTCAACACGAAATTCAAAAAAAGATAATCTTTACCGTTGAAGATAATGGGATTGGGATTAAAGATGAAAATATTGCCGGTATTTTTAAAAAATTTTATCAAATTGATACAGGACTGCGGAGAAAATATGGCGGAACTGGACTCGGTTTGGCAATATGCAAAGGCATCATCGAATCTCATGGAGGAGCAATTTGGCTAGACTCGACTTACAAAAATGGTGCACGCTTCATGTTCTCCTTAGATGCAGATTGA
- a CDS encoding tyrosine-type recombinase/integrase, with the protein MDYDHPLSLFVSMLRSSESRRQYPGRLQVFFNFLKLEGNIEQQAESFIEQFKNQDAEKLERQLIMFAGYQKKRVERKEISPSTVPNYFKAVKLFCESNHIGRNVVWKLVSKTMPRGFHAADDRAPTLEEIQKLIEFPDRRIKPLVSTLVSSGIRIGAFETLKWKHIVPVFDKDTNEIMAAKITVYPGDREQYYSFLTPEAYDNLKEWMDYRSACGENITGESIVMRDIWQNDDKYGISKPTALNSFAITRLLNRAWQSQKIRPKLENGSKRHEFKTAHGFRKYFKTQMEQARVPSIKVELLLGHSLGVTDSYARFSEEQMLQDYLIGAEYVTINQTVVLVNKSLKKQEEIIQKSLEEMEEKQKIELAAIQSKYYQSLEQHSIAIKKLQEKDEEVESLKLQESTNKDAITNLADQIDLLIKEIEQIKHERN; encoded by the coding sequence TTGGATTATGATCATCCGTTGTCGCTGTTTGTTTCAATGCTTAGATCTTCTGAATCAAGAAGACAATACCCAGGAAGATTGCAGGTTTTCTTTAATTTTCTAAAACTCGAAGGAAACATAGAACAACAAGCCGAATCATTTATTGAACAATTCAAGAATCAGGATGCAGAGAAACTTGAAAGACAGTTAATTATGTTTGCAGGCTATCAAAAAAAGAGGGTAGAACGAAAGGAAATATCTCCTTCTACAGTCCCTAACTACTTCAAGGCTGTGAAGTTATTTTGTGAGTCAAATCATATAGGAAGAAATGTCGTCTGGAAACTTGTCTCAAAAACTATGCCCAGAGGTTTTCATGCGGCCGATGATAGGGCTCCTACACTTGAGGAGATTCAAAAGTTAATAGAATTTCCAGACAGGAGAATAAAACCACTAGTATCAACTTTAGTTTCATCGGGAATTCGTATAGGCGCCTTTGAAACTCTCAAATGGAAGCACATTGTTCCAGTATTCGATAAAGATACAAACGAAATAATGGCTGCCAAAATAACCGTATACCCCGGCGATCGGGAACAATACTATTCATTTCTTACTCCTGAAGCCTATGACAACCTAAAAGAATGGATGGATTATCGTTCTGCTTGTGGTGAAAACATAACAGGGGAGAGCATAGTGATGAGAGATATTTGGCAAAATGATGATAAATACGGTATTTCCAAACCCACAGCTCTTAACTCTTTCGCAATAACCCGTTTATTAAATAGAGCCTGGCAATCACAGAAGATAAGGCCTAAACTAGAAAACGGATCTAAAAGACACGAATTCAAAACTGCTCATGGATTTCGCAAATATTTCAAAACTCAGATGGAACAAGCTAGAGTTCCCTCTATCAAGGTAGAACTATTACTTGGACACAGCCTAGGCGTAACAGACAGTTATGCTAGATTCAGTGAAGAACAAATGCTCCAAGATTATCTAATTGGAGCAGAATATGTAACTATAAATCAAACAGTAGTCCTCGTAAATAAAAGCCTCAAAAAACAGGAGGAAATAATTCAAAAATCACTTGAAGAAATGGAGGAAAAACAAAAGATCGAGCTAGCAGCAATTCAGAGTAAATACTATCAATCTTTAGAACAACATAGCATTGCTATAAAGAAGTTGCAAGAAAAAGACGAAGAAGTAGAGTCATTAAAACTGCAGGAATCAACCAACAAAGATGCAATCACCAATCTGGCAGATCAAATAGACTTACTAATTAAAGAAATAGAACAAATAAAACACGAAAGGAATTAG
- a CDS encoding CDC48 family AAA ATPase, which produces MKVAECRIKDVGKKKAIIDSYTMAKLGVSDGDVIEIAGKKIAAVSAYSFEDKNKKNSYIHIDGQTRQNAGVSLNDYVIVKKSDPKAAEKIILACNTSKNFSDEFILYLNNRFDGYPVTKGEQFLLNFLGTSLEFKVHNTLPREVVRITKSTKIVIKIGTEKLYHAGHHVTYEQIGGLKNQITRLREIVELPLRHPEVFSKIGIEPHKGILLFGPPGCGKTLIAKALAAESKANFFIINGPEIVNKYYGETESKLREIFQKAKESAPSIIFIDEIDAIAPKREDTFGDVEKRVVAQLLALMDGMSDRGNVVVLGATNRPDSLDPALRRPGRFDREIEIGIHNVDGRYEILKIHTHEMPLDPDVQLRDLAKLLNGYTGADIKALSREAAMKSIRRTLTDFDLENQNQVPAEILNSIRISQNDFLNAMKEIIPTALREFYVEPTNITWDEVGGLVKEKSLLKENLLSPIISPEKFLKMGIKPAKGALIFGPSGCGKTLLAKSFANEGSMNMIFVRGPEVLSKWVGESEKAIREIFRKARSSSPCIVVFDELDSLGRPRTFDDVSGNERVLSQILSEMDDSGNFGVIVIGITSRPDLLDTSLLRPGRFDLIIFVNPPDELSRYDILLKITSSMPVSSDVDLTKISSLTKGFSGADLVALCRIAAINAIHKNSDMVFNNDFEEALNTLKPSITNDVHNWYSSIEKKLTTAIPKFHDKIFYG; this is translated from the coding sequence ATGAAGGTGGCCGAATGTAGAATTAAGGATGTAGGCAAGAAGAAAGCAATCATTGATAGTTATACCATGGCTAAATTGGGGGTTAGTGATGGAGATGTGATAGAAATCGCCGGCAAAAAGATAGCTGCCGTATCTGCATATAGTTTTGAGGATAAAAATAAGAAGAACAGCTATATCCATATTGATGGCCAAACTAGACAAAATGCAGGTGTGAGCTTGAATGACTATGTAATTGTCAAGAAATCTGACCCTAAAGCTGCTGAAAAAATAATATTGGCTTGTAATACTTCTAAAAATTTCTCTGATGAGTTTATCCTTTATTTAAACAATCGATTTGATGGATATCCTGTAACCAAGGGAGAGCAATTTTTGCTTAATTTTTTGGGAACTTCATTGGAATTTAAGGTTCATAATACTCTTCCAAGGGAAGTAGTTAGAATTACAAAGTCTACTAAGATCGTAATTAAAATCGGAACTGAGAAATTATACCATGCTGGTCATCACGTGACTTATGAGCAGATCGGAGGACTAAAAAACCAGATTACTCGCTTGAGAGAAATAGTAGAACTACCGTTGCGACATCCGGAAGTCTTTTCTAAAATTGGCATCGAACCTCATAAAGGAATTCTACTTTTTGGTCCACCTGGCTGTGGAAAAACACTAATCGCAAAGGCTTTGGCTGCAGAATCAAAGGCAAACTTTTTCATAATCAATGGCCCGGAGATTGTAAACAAGTATTATGGTGAAACAGAGAGTAAGCTTAGGGAAATATTCCAAAAGGCCAAAGAGTCAGCACCTAGCATTATTTTTATAGATGAAATTGATGCGATTGCTCCCAAAAGGGAAGATACTTTTGGAGATGTTGAGAAGAGAGTAGTGGCACAATTATTGGCTCTTATGGATGGTATGTCTGATCGTGGAAACGTGGTCGTTTTAGGAGCTACAAATAGGCCTGATAGCTTGGATCCTGCTCTGAGGAGGCCAGGGCGGTTTGATAGGGAAATAGAAATAGGCATCCACAATGTGGATGGAAGGTACGAAATATTGAAAATACACACTCATGAAATGCCTCTTGATCCTGACGTGCAGCTGAGAGATCTGGCTAAATTACTTAATGGATACACAGGAGCAGATATCAAGGCCCTATCCAGAGAAGCAGCTATGAAATCCATCCGACGAACACTTACGGATTTTGACCTTGAGAATCAAAATCAAGTTCCTGCAGAAATTTTAAACAGTATCCGCATAAGCCAGAACGATTTTTTAAATGCAATGAAAGAAATCATTCCTACAGCCTTAAGAGAGTTCTACGTAGAACCTACTAACATTACCTGGGATGAAGTTGGCGGTTTGGTAAAGGAGAAGAGTTTACTGAAAGAAAATCTCTTATCCCCTATAATTTCACCTGAAAAGTTTTTGAAGATGGGAATTAAACCTGCTAAGGGCGCTCTTATTTTTGGTCCCTCAGGTTGCGGAAAAACCTTACTTGCAAAATCTTTTGCAAATGAAGGATCTATGAATATGATATTCGTTCGCGGACCAGAAGTTTTGTCAAAATGGGTCGGTGAATCAGAAAAGGCAATACGAGAAATCTTTAGGAAAGCACGTTCATCATCTCCGTGCATAGTTGTCTTCGATGAATTAGATTCTCTTGGTAGACCAAGAACCTTTGATGATGTATCCGGAAATGAACGGGTATTATCACAAATATTGTCAGAAATGGATGATTCAGGAAATTTTGGTGTTATTGTTATTGGCATAACAAGTAGGCCCGACCTGTTGGACACATCTTTGTTGAGGCCAGGTAGGTTTGATCTTATAATTTTCGTCAATCCGCCGGATGAACTGTCACGCTATGATATATTATTGAAAATCACCTCCTCAATGCCTGTTTCATCCGACGTTGACCTAACAAAAATCTCTTCTCTTACCAAAGGGTTTAGTGGTGCAGACTTGGTTGCCTTATGTCGAATTGCAGCCATAAATGCGATCCACAAAAATTCGGACATGGTCTTCAATAATGATTTTGAGGAGGCGTTAAATACATTAAAACCTTCTATTACGAACGATGTACACAATTGGTATTCATCAATTGAGAAAAAGTTAACCACCGCGATTCCCAAATTCCATGATAAAATATTTTACGGATAA
- a CDS encoding DUF72 domain-containing protein gives MNLYIGCSGWTYSGWNGAFYPNNLKNWQRLSYYSRFFNYIEVDSTFYYVPSRNVINGWKNKTPDDFKFSFKFPQVITHVNKLERVSKYIEYFFFVLEPLLEKTLMLLIQLPSFMSAKVGLESLKHFINKLDTRYRYALEVREASWFDFDIYDFLKQNDITLVWRVKTDLQTPTFVTSDTIYLRFIGDRVTDQTHFGLNIKDKEYELKDYVGHLKYAREHYNIKNVIVTFNNNYAGLGPQLANEFSRLLYKSMEERDV, from the coding sequence GTGAATCTATATATCGGGTGTTCTGGATGGACATATTCAGGATGGAACGGTGCTTTCTACCCTAATAACCTTAAGAATTGGCAGAGACTGTCTTATTACTCACGATTCTTTAATTATATAGAAGTAGATTCAACTTTTTACTATGTACCTTCAAGAAATGTAATAAATGGATGGAAGAACAAAACTCCAGATGATTTTAAATTTTCGTTCAAGTTTCCACAGGTAATAACACACGTCAATAAGCTTGAAAGAGTGTCAAAATATATAGAGTATTTTTTCTTCGTTTTGGAACCATTATTAGAAAAAACACTGATGCTCTTGATTCAGCTACCGTCTTTTATGTCCGCAAAGGTGGGCTTAGAATCACTAAAACACTTTATTAACAAATTAGACACAAGGTACCGCTATGCGCTAGAAGTTCGAGAAGCCTCTTGGTTTGACTTTGATATTTATGACTTCTTGAAACAGAATGACATTACTTTGGTATGGCGAGTGAAAACTGATTTACAGACTCCAACCTTTGTAACTTCCGATACTATCTACTTGAGATTCATTGGTGATAGAGTTACTGATCAGACGCATTTTGGATTGAATATTAAGGACAAGGAATATGAGCTAAAAGATTATGTAGGACATTTAAAATATGCAAGGGAACATTATAATATTAAGAATGTTATTGTTACCTTCAATAATAATTATGCTGGATTAGGTCCTCAGTTAGCAAACGAGTTTTCTAGGTTGTTATACAAATCAATGGAAGAAAGGGATGTGTAA
- a CDS encoding elongation factor 1-beta, with protein sequence MARLVARIKILPADSETDIEMLADKLKKNVPEGMELKAHAKEPIAFGLNALVGDFLLDDAEGEMEKLEDSIKKVDGAGELQVINISRQSVKMK encoded by the coding sequence GTGGCAAGACTAGTCGCACGAATAAAGATTTTGCCAGCTGATTCCGAAACTGATATTGAGATGTTAGCTGATAAATTGAAAAAAAATGTTCCCGAAGGGATGGAGTTAAAGGCTCATGCAAAAGAGCCAATTGCCTTCGGGTTGAATGCACTCGTTGGAGACTTTTTGCTAGACGACGCAGAGGGCGAAATGGAGAAGTTGGAAGATTCGATCAAGAAAGTTGATGGTGCTGGAGAATTGCAGGTTATAAACATCAGTAGACAATCAGTTAAAATGAAATAG
- a CDS encoding universal stress protein — protein sequence MIKKILVTDDGTEVSNRALEVAFEIAGPCNAQIILFHVIDLIEDPETMIFGNNIELIEKAKMMNLGTKIENKWPNIADKRIKKLNERDIAYESMTVTGKAAEQILECAKAKKVDMIVMGSSNRLKGLSKIKALGSVTRRVSELADCPVLIVH from the coding sequence ATGATAAAAAAGATTTTGGTAACAGATGATGGCACAGAGGTTTCTAATAGAGCTCTGGAAGTAGCCTTTGAAATTGCTGGTCCATGTAATGCTCAAATAATATTATTTCATGTTATTGATCTTATTGAAGATCCAGAGACCATGATATTTGGAAACAACATTGAGTTAATTGAAAAGGCAAAAATGATGAATCTTGGAACAAAAATCGAGAACAAATGGCCTAATATAGCTGATAAGAGAATTAAGAAATTAAATGAAAGAGATATAGCATATGAAAGTATGACCGTAACTGGAAAAGCTGCAGAGCAAATATTGGAATGCGCAAAGGCTAAGAAAGTAGACATGATTGTCATGGGTAGTAGTAACAGACTGAAAGGTTTGTCTAAGATAAAAGCACTGGGCAGTGTTACGAGAAGAGTTTCAGAATTGGCAGACTGTCCGGTACTAATAGTTCACTAA
- a CDS encoding zinc finger domain-containing protein, producing MSKQLQLPVCTSCNRPIMPNDACVRFYCPNCGYVIIWRCQSCREFARPYKCVGCGFEGP from the coding sequence ATGTCAAAGCAGTTACAATTACCTGTTTGCACTTCTTGTAATAGGCCGATTATGCCCAATGATGCCTGTGTTAGATTCTATTGTCCAAATTGTGGATACGTCATAATATGGAGATGTCAGAGCTGTAGGGAATTTGCAAGGCCATACAAGTGTGTTGGATGTGGATTTGAGGGGCCGTAA
- the cyoE gene encoding heme o synthase: MSLSGRLESSTIKDYIEVSKPRIVIVLVITAVTSMLAATRFDGSPNSAWDISIWKLLFLIVCGSLSSMGASAINQFYDKNIDNLMIRTSKRPIPSGRLKANNVLIYGLALSAAAVILAWFTLNPMATFMIALGIFFYVVIYTLLLKRRNVWNIVIGGFAGSAASMAGWATTTNGMDLLGFLVGWIVFMWTPPHFWCLAIKTREEYSKAHVPMLPVVYGDKVTAKYIFINSLILIPYSISLYFFGLGILYLVVAAASGTLMTIYHYKLLQNPNPEFAWKAYKVTAPYLVIIFIAIALDSLWYFRF, encoded by the coding sequence GTGTCTTTGAGTGGCCGTTTGGAATCTTCTACCATTAAAGATTATATTGAGGTGTCAAAACCGCGGATTGTAATAGTATTGGTCATTACGGCTGTTACTTCTATGCTCGCAGCGACTAGATTTGATGGCTCCCCCAACTCCGCGTGGGATATTTCGATTTGGAAATTATTATTCTTAATAGTGTGTGGTTCCTTATCCTCGATGGGCGCCAGTGCAATTAATCAGTTTTATGACAAAAATATTGATAATTTGATGATAAGAACTTCTAAACGGCCAATACCTTCTGGCAGACTAAAAGCAAATAATGTGTTGATTTACGGACTAGCCTTGTCCGCAGCAGCTGTTATTTTGGCTTGGTTTACCTTGAATCCAATGGCAACTTTCATGATTGCCCTAGGAATATTTTTTTATGTTGTGATTTATACGTTACTACTAAAGAGGCGAAATGTATGGAATATTGTGATTGGAGGTTTTGCAGGCAGCGCAGCATCAATGGCTGGTTGGGCTACAACCACCAATGGTATGGATTTGCTTGGATTTTTAGTAGGATGGATTGTTTTTATGTGGACCCCTCCTCATTTCTGGTGTTTAGCTATAAAGACAAGGGAAGAATACTCAAAGGCGCATGTTCCTATGCTTCCGGTGGTTTACGGCGATAAAGTAACAGCAAAATATATTTTCATTAACTCACTCATATTAATTCCCTATTCAATTTCATTGTATTTCTTCGGATTAGGTATTCTGTACCTTGTTGTAGCCGCTGCTTCAGGCACATTGATGACGATTTATCACTATAAATTACTACAAAACCCGAATCCTGAATTTGCATGGAAGGCCTACAAGGTAACTGCACCATATTTAGTAATAATATTTATAGCAATAGCGCTCGATTCTTTATGGTATTTCAGATTCTAA
- a CDS encoding DsbA family protein produces the protein MKHRNRKPRGNKTNYRKVVIMAVLFGALLIGGSITAFSNFGNNNNSSSSSTNPENIQQLISNLTTPTIPGAKAIGNDNAPINIVEFGDYQCPFCARFNQETKDNLVSKYVDSGLVRFGFKDLVINDLPKDKLSTLGAEASYCAADQDKYWEYHDEVYRNSRGENTGWLSQDSLINFAENVNMTNISEFTNCLESHKYNPIVVQNDMFAKNLGLASTPTFLILKENSTRIAAVEGAQPLEVFDDVINQLLNNTL, from the coding sequence TTGAAGCATAGGAACAGGAAGCCACGAGGAAATAAAACAAATTATCGCAAAGTCGTTATTATGGCAGTCTTATTTGGCGCATTATTGATAGGTGGGTCAATTACAGCATTTTCTAATTTTGGGAATAATAACAATTCATCATCGTCATCAACTAATCCTGAAAATATTCAACAATTGATTTCTAATTTGACAACCCCTACCATTCCAGGAGCGAAAGCGATTGGGAATGATAACGCACCAATTAATATCGTTGAATTTGGTGATTATCAATGTCCATTTTGTGCACGGTTTAATCAGGAAACTAAGGATAATTTAGTTTCAAAGTATGTAGATTCGGGATTGGTAAGGTTTGGATTTAAAGATTTAGTCATAAATGACCTTCCTAAAGACAAACTCTCCACACTTGGGGCAGAGGCATCCTATTGTGCAGCCGACCAAGACAAATACTGGGAGTATCATGATGAAGTGTATAGAAATTCAAGAGGAGAGAATACTGGATGGCTATCTCAAGATAGTCTGATTAATTTTGCTGAAAATGTGAATATGACCAATATTTCTGAATTTACAAATTGTTTAGAATCTCACAAGTATAATCCAATAGTTGTTCAAAATGACATGTTTGCCAAGAATTTAGGTTTGGCAAGCACCCCGACATTTTTGATCCTTAAAGAAAATTCAACTAGAATAGCTGCAGTAGAAGGTGCACAACCACTTGAAGTATTTGACGACGTAATAAACCAATTGTTGAACAATACTCTTTAA
- a CDS encoding ester cyclase → MRNSDFGLLFGFLLLIGGGCLASVYSQNYNSSQTNSSDMEKNKDVIIKLTDAFNDRNLTVIDMLVSKDIKENRPGAGQGVEATKGFLMALQTAFPDFKTTINEIIAEGDRVLVFTNTTGTHEGPFVFAPGIPPTGKVLSFQTADLYTIGKNGTIVEHKDVIEIMEMLQKMGAIQFVTNSSSLPSASPSP, encoded by the coding sequence ATGCGTAATTCAGATTTTGGACTATTATTTGGATTCCTATTGTTGATAGGCGGTGGCTGCTTGGCTTCAGTTTATTCTCAAAACTACAACTCATCTCAAACAAACTCTTCAGACATGGAAAAAAACAAAGACGTCATTATCAAATTGACAGATGCTTTCAACGACAGAAATCTCACGGTAATAGATATGCTTGTTTCAAAAGATATTAAAGAGAATAGACCCGGTGCAGGACAAGGAGTAGAGGCAACAAAAGGATTCCTTATGGCACTCCAAACAGCATTTCCAGACTTTAAGACAACTATTAATGAAATAATAGCTGAAGGTGACAGGGTTTTAGTATTTACAAATACAACAGGCACTCATGAAGGACCGTTTGTATTTGCACCGGGAATACCTCCAACAGGTAAAGTATTATCATTTCAAACAGCCGATCTATACACCATAGGTAAAAACGGAACAATTGTAGAGCACAAAGATGTTATTGAAATTATGGAGATGCTACAAAAAATGGGGGCTATACAGTTTGTGACAAACTCTTCCTCATTACCATCAGCATCGCCATCACCATAG